A region of Candidatus Hydrogenedentota bacterium DNA encodes the following proteins:
- the eboE gene encoding metabolite traffic protein EboE — translation MFTSGQNILGYCTNVHAGNDYATTLANLERYAVRVKERVSPDAPMGVGLWLPASAAREIVATDRIGELADWLAERGLSVFTMNGFPYGDFHDAVVKHAVYKPTWAEAARLDYTKDLVRILGGLLPQGAEGGVSTLPVGWPAGDSDAETLRAAGENLRVLADHLAREEAATGKCIHVDIEPEPGCLLDTSGDMIAFFEEHLLERGNEEHFARYLRVCHDVCHAAVMGESQADVLLAYRSAGLRVGKVQLSSAVEADFTRLDVNDGSLALDQLFTFQEPRYLHQTMVRHAVDGEETRLYEDLPIALDAIADRPLMEYTLRTHFHVPLFLDTFGYLRATQQEVRECLQSIGALSDCRHFEVETYAWNVLPESLRVDDLAEGIAREMQWVLDASDGSRT, via the coding sequence ATGTTTACTTCCGGCCAGAATATTCTTGGCTATTGCACCAATGTCCATGCGGGCAATGATTACGCCACGACGCTGGCGAATCTGGAGCGCTATGCCGTTCGCGTGAAGGAGCGGGTGTCGCCCGATGCGCCGATGGGCGTGGGGCTTTGGCTGCCGGCTTCGGCGGCGCGGGAAATCGTTGCGACGGACCGCATTGGCGAGCTTGCGGACTGGCTTGCGGAGCGGGGGTTGTCCGTGTTCACGATGAACGGCTTCCCGTACGGCGATTTTCACGATGCCGTGGTGAAGCACGCGGTTTACAAGCCCACGTGGGCGGAGGCGGCGCGGCTGGACTACACGAAGGACCTGGTGCGCATTCTCGGCGGGCTGCTGCCCCAGGGCGCGGAGGGCGGCGTCTCCACGCTGCCGGTGGGCTGGCCGGCGGGGGATTCCGACGCGGAGACGCTGCGCGCGGCGGGCGAAAACCTGCGCGTGCTGGCGGATCACCTGGCGCGGGAGGAGGCGGCGACGGGCAAGTGCATCCATGTCGATATCGAGCCGGAGCCGGGCTGTTTGCTGGACACGAGCGGGGACATGATCGCGTTTTTTGAGGAACACCTTCTCGAACGCGGCAACGAGGAGCATTTCGCGCGCTATCTTCGGGTCTGCCACGACGTCTGCCATGCGGCGGTGATGGGCGAGTCGCAGGCGGATGTGCTCCTGGCCTACCGGTCGGCGGGATTGCGTGTCGGCAAGGTCCAGCTCTCGTCGGCGGTGGAGGCGGATTTTACGCGGCTGGACGTCAACGATGGATCGCTGGCGCTCGATCAGCTGTTCACCTTCCAGGAGCCGCGCTACCTGCACCAGACGATGGTCCGCCACGCGGTGGATGGCGAGGAGACGCGGCTCTACGAGGACTTGCCGATCGCGCTGGACGCCATCGCGGATCGGCCGCTGATGGAATACACGCTGCGGACGCATTTCCACGTGCCGCTTTTTCTGGATACGTTCGGGTATTTGCGCGCGACGCAGCAGGAAGTCCGCGAGTGCCTGCAGAGCATCGGCGCGCTGTCGGACTGCCGCCATTTTGAGGTGGAGACCTATGCCTGGAACGTGCTGCCGGAATCGCTTCGGGTGGACGACCTCGCGGAGGGCATCGCGCGG